A single region of the Triticum dicoccoides isolate Atlit2015 ecotype Zavitan chromosome 2B, WEW_v2.0, whole genome shotgun sequence genome encodes:
- the LOC119360868 gene encoding klotho-like gives MFVQPYIDKTAPPFRKKANNARPHVLSPRPHDLNLSLLLLPRRSPSPVPRRSSRASRRSSIPLEPPATPFAAGSPSSREPPSSPSVAPEPPPEPPFAAARRSPSRRPGAALRRGPQVTEPPPPPFDAARRFPSRQRTPPRPPAAPEPQRDGPNPEIHNTGGLSRRGFPAGFVFGTAASAYQVEGMARQGGRGPSIWDAFAAIPGTIAGNGTADVTVDEYHRYKEDVSIMKEMGFDAYRFSISWSNIYPDGTGKVNQEGVDYYSRLIDYMLQQDEHLFTFVVAQRLVPDINVFLRILCLFSIWMLSCRSSYY, from the exons ATGTTTGTGCAA CCATACATCGATAAAACTGCCCCGCCGTTCAGAAAAAAAGCAAACAACGCACGCCCCCACGTCCTCTCGCCCCGCCCGCACGACCTCAACCTCTccctgctcctcctcccccgccgttCGCCCTCTCCCGTTCCTCGCCGCTCCTCCCGAGCCTCCCGCCGCTCCTCCATTCCTCTTGAGCCGCCCGCCACGCCCTTCGCCGCAGGATCCCCTTCGTCGCGGGAACCGCCGTCGAGCCCGTCCgtcgcgcccgagccgccgccggagccgcccttCGCCGCGGCTCGCAGGTCGCCGAGCCGCCGCCCCGGAGCCGCCCTTCGCCGTGGTCCGCAGGTCACCGAGCCGCCGCCCCCGCCCTTCGACGCAGCCCGCAGGTTCCCCAGCCGCCAACGCACGCCCCCACGTCCTCCCGCCGCCCCGGAGCCGCAACGCGACGGGCCCAACCCGGAGATCCACAACACTGGCGGGCTGAGCCGGCGGGGCTTCCCGGCGGGGTTCGTGTTCGGGACGGCCGCGTCGGCGTACCAGGTGGAGGGCATGGCGAGGCAGGGCGGGCGCGGGCCCAGCATCTGGGACGCCTTCGCAGCCATACCGGGGACGATCGCCGGCAATGGCACCGCCGACGTGACAGTCGACGAGTACCATAGGTACAAG GAGGATGTGAGCATAATGAAGGAAATGGGCTTCGACGCGTACCGGTTCTCGATCTCCTGGTCGAATATTTACCCAG ATGGGACTGGGAAGGTGAACCAGGAAGGAGTGGACTACTACAGCAGGCTCATAGATTACATGCTCCAGCAAG ATGAGCACTTGTTCACCTTTGTTGTAGCGCAGAGACTTGTTCCAGATATAAATGTCTTTTTACGTATCCTTTGTTTGTTCTCAATTTGGATGCTTTCATGCAGATCAAGTTATTATTGA